A DNA window from Acropora palmata chromosome 12, jaAcrPala1.3, whole genome shotgun sequence contains the following coding sequences:
- the LOC141860496 gene encoding myotubularin-related protein 9-like, with protein sequence MDLVDFIRAPKVDNVSLRRRGRPYVEGTLVVTGHHLIFSSRTDHTDELILLHSAVEHIEKKATGQQGTLTLCCKNFDLIKLRFNSIEDTLNVASSIDSLSTIENTNMKYPFFYRHLKAVEQDGWELFNPEIEFSLLFSLSQQWRISLANSNFQLCPSYPPIIAVPKNISDDTLKASAQFRQLGRFPLLSYYHKKNRVVMLRSSQPLTTMGGRRSREDEKLVNATLEGGLKGIIVDTRSQAAAMNSRAKGGGVEPESNYPRWKRAYQNIERYPALNDSIAKLTEASLDPTLSMNSWLSKLESSGWLDHVQIVLSTACYAAQCLDVQGTTVLVHGEAGTDATLQVTSLVQVLLDPSCRTAKGFQGLIDREWLRGGHPFAERCVKVGVSPSRYKGQGPVFLLFLDCVWQVYQQFPCSFEFNDRFLITLFEHAYSSQFGTFLYNNEAERRQAQLKTKTISLWSHLNESDILKPLLNPMYEPNDAALWPSVASQSLVLWPGLFLKWRESNKNEDILWQEVRRIQQINTDLKSKAISLRREYAELQAKVLEERRKWQEEQEDREKQNP encoded by the exons ATGGATTTGGTTGATTTTATCAGAGCACCGAAGGTAGATAACGTTTCGTTGCGGCGCAGAGGCCGTCCATATGTTGAAGGAACCCTGGTCGTGACAGGTCATCATCTCATCTTTTCCTCTCGCACTGACCACACCGATGAATTAATC CTTCTGCACTCAGCAGTGGAGCATATCGAAAAGAAGGCAACTGGCCAGCAAGGGACACTGACTTTATGCTGTAAAAACTTTGACTTGATAAAATTGAGATTTAACAGCATTGAAGATACACTGAATGTAGCATCGTCAATTGATAGCCTATCAACAATTG aaaacaCGAACATGAAGTATCCTTTCTTTTACCGACACCTTAAAGCTGTAGAACAAGATGGATGGGAACTCTTTAATCCAGAGATAGAGTTctcacttttattttctttgagtcaGCAGTGGAGAATAAGTCTTGCCAACAGTAATTTCCAA TTGTGTCCAAGCTACCCACCTATTATTGcggttccaaaaaacatatcagATGACACACTGAAAGCTTCTGCTCAATTCAGACAGTTGGGAAGATTTCCATTGTTAAGCTACTATCACAAGAAAAATAGG GTCGTCATGTTACGAAGTAGTCAGCCATTAACTACTATGGGTGGAAGAAGAAGCAGGGAAGATGAGAAGTTAGTGAATGCCACTCTGGAAGGTGGATTAAAGGGAATCATTGTTGACACGCGTTCTCAAGCAGCAGCCATGAACAGCCGAGCAAAAG GTGGAGGAGTGGAGCCTGAGTCAAATTACCCACGATGGAAAAGGGCTTATCAGAACATAGAGAGATATCCTGCTCTCAATGACAGTATTGCCAAATTAACTGAAG CAAGTTTGGATCCAACGTTAAGCATGAATTCTTGGTTATCAAAACTGGAGTCAAGTGGATGGTTGGATCATGTTCAAATTGTATTGTCTACTGCTTGCTATGCAGCACAATGCTTGGATGTGCAAG GAACAACTGTGTTAGTGCACGGCGAGGCGGGGACAGATGCGACCCTTCAGGTTACTTCTCTGGTGCAAGTTTTGTTGGATCCTTCCTGCAGGACAGCCAAAGG GTTTCAAGGTCTGATTGATAGAGAGTGGTTACGAGGAGGTCATCCATTTGCAGAACGCTGTGTTAAAGTCGGTGTTTCTCCTTCGAGATACAAAGGCCAGGGTCCTGTTTTTCTACTTTTTCTCGATTGTGTTTGGCAG GTGTATCAGCAGTTTCCTTGCTCGTTTGAATTCAACGATCGTTTTCTCATCACTCTCTTTGAACATGCGTATTCTTCTCAGTTTG GGACCTTTTTATACAACAACGAAGCGGAGCGACGTCAAGCccaactgaaaacaaagacgATATCACTTTG GTCACATCTCAACGAATCAGATATTCTAAAGCCGCTTCTGAATCCTATGTATGAACCAAACGACGCTGCTCTTTGGCCTTCTGTGGCATCGCAAAGTCTT GTGTTGTGGCCCGGTTTGTTCCTAAAATGGAGAGAATCCAACAAGAATGAAGATATCTTGTGGCAAGAAGTGCGCAGAATTCAGCAGATAAACACAGATTTGAAAAGCAAAGCGATTTCCTTAAGAAG AGAGTACGCTGAACTGCAAGCTAAAGTGCTCGAGGAGAGAAGGAAGTGGCAAGAAGAGCAAGAAGACAGAGAGAAACAAAATCCGTGA
- the LOC141860532 gene encoding ubiquinol-cytochrome c reductase complex assembly factor 2-like produces the protein MKHLSAKFNMASRKVLAPKLYKKFLQVCEQWPVDQNRLGRDFGEHLKGSLVPRIKKSEIDAKEAEKMLDSLMKISSNYYRNKYPRKAETAFTGDLEAVKEGARHYLSTDMQKKSKEQTWWEKLIRKKSVYYEG, from the exons ATGAAGCATCTATCAGCAAAATTCAATATGGCGTCCAGAAAGGTTTTGGCACCGAAACTATATAAGAAGTTTTTACAGGTTTGCGAACAGTGGCCAGTGGATCAAAACCGCTTGGGAAGAGACTTCGGGGAACATCTGAAAGGAAGCCTTGTGCCGCGCATTAAAAAATCAGAGATTGAT GCTAAAGAAGCTGAGAAGATGCTTGATAGCTTGATGAAGATAAGCTCAAACTATTATAGAAATAAG TACCCTCGCAAAGCGGAAACAGCATTCACTGGAGACCTAGAGGCTGTCAAAGAAGGTGCTAGACATTATTTGTCAACAG ATATGCAGAAAAAGTCAAAGGAACAGACTTGGTGGGAAAAACTTATTCGCAAGAAGAGTGTCTATTATGAAGGCTGA